The following proteins are encoded in a genomic region of Natronorubrum halophilum:
- a CDS encoding winged helix-turn-helix transcriptional regulator has translation MSDTRQQIKAHVQTNAGIHFNELVRLSEFAPGQIQYHVRRLIDAEEVVREERYGQTHYYPPRYDEWERSALALFRRETARAVVVYLIEHEPSRPTAVADDIGIARSTLEYHLDHLVERDIVDKRYDERNRVTLSLSNPDRTAPLLSEVTPTVPDRLVDRFTRLVDGLLENGHDSR, from the coding sequence ATGAGCGACACTCGACAACAGATCAAGGCACACGTCCAGACGAACGCCGGTATCCACTTCAACGAACTCGTCCGACTGTCGGAGTTCGCACCCGGACAGATCCAGTATCACGTCCGCCGGCTGATCGACGCCGAGGAAGTCGTCCGCGAGGAACGCTACGGACAGACCCACTACTATCCGCCGCGGTACGACGAGTGGGAACGGTCCGCGTTAGCACTGTTCCGTCGCGAAACGGCTCGAGCGGTCGTCGTTTACCTGATCGAACACGAACCGAGCCGACCCACCGCGGTCGCGGACGATATCGGGATCGCCCGGAGCACGCTCGAGTACCACCTCGATCATCTGGTCGAGCGTGACATCGTCGACAAACGTTACGACGAGCGAAATCGAGTGACGCTCTCGCTTTCGAACCCCGATCGAACCGCTCCGCTGCTCTCGGAGGTAACCCCGACGGTTCCCGACCGACTGGTCGATCGCTTCACCCGTCTCGTCGACGGACTGCTCGAGAACGGCCACGACTCGCGGTAA